Proteins encoded together in one Venturia canescens isolate UGA chromosome 10, ASM1945775v1, whole genome shotgun sequence window:
- the Iris gene encoding uncharacterized protein Iris, whose translation MHIVDAKLQDLHNEHVAEVQRVKDVYRFVAEMHAELRELANNTAIAHYNLTIIDYGNRVINQIDNFIRAGEKYILIIGSAINGRFDPSAISRSQLLDIAHEAQAHGGGLEFPYPVPYLRPENLVHLARTDILSQESRVIIIVRVPLLDHSVYDLYRVMPWPVPQRFHNGSGSASVAPSSPYIALARDRRTFFLADGEYVTQCKISGERRLFSGGIPVLDVTTDVCELRMLLSPSRDALHMCDIRLHNSPLEYWSYLPTHGGWLFSITNTIKLRIACLHGPTQEIPMSGMGVLQLETNCVGTTPTTTLSGLRTYTSKNIYYYEPGITLNISSVAPTLDQHGGMEAAMLSRKENIDEGGAGLPLHSRYWA comes from the exons ATGCACATCGTGGATGCTAAACTCCAGGACTTGCATAACGAGCACGTCGCTGAAGTCCAGCGCGTGAAAGACGTTTATCGTTTTGTCGCGGAAATGCACGCAGAATTGCGCGAGCTAGCTAACAACACCGCCATCGCGCATTATAATCTAACGATCATCGATTACGGCAACCGTGTTATTAATCAGATCGACAATTTCATCCGCGCAGGCGAGAAATACATCTTGATAATCGGCTCCGCGATAAACGGCCGATTCGATCCTAGCGCGATTTCCCGATCTCAGCTCCTCGATATTGCACACGAGGCTCAAGCACATGGGGGCGGATTGGAATTCCCGTACCCGGTTCCCTATTTACGACCAGAAAATCTAGTGCATCTCGCGCGTACTGATATCCTGTCGCAAGAGTCACGGGTCATCATTATCGTCCGTGTACCACTTTTGGACCACTCGGTATATGATCTTTACCGAGTCATGCCGTGGCCGGTGCCTCAACGCTTTCACAATGGTAGTGGCTCCGCCAGCGTTGCCCCTTCTTCTCCTTACATCGCTCTGGCTAGAGACCGCCGGACTTTCTTCCTCGCGGACGGAGAGTATGTGACGCAATGTAAGATAAGCGGGGAACGCCGGCTTTTTTCTGGTGGTATACCGGTGCTTGACGTCACCACGGACGTGTGTGAACTCCGAATGCTCTTAAGTCCATCTCGAGACGCGTTGCATATGTGTGACATACGCCTACATAATAGCCCCCTCGAATATTGGAGCTATTTACCCACTCACGGCGGATGGCTATTTTCCATCACCAATACCATCAAGCTCCGCATCGCATGCCTACACGGCCCGACGCAAGAGATCCCGATGAGCGGGATGGGAGTGCTGCAACTCGAAACGAACTGTGTGGGAACGACACCAACGACCACACTTTCGGGCCTACGTACATACACCAGCAAGAATATATATTATTACGAGCCGGGTATTACGTTGAATATTTCATCGGTCGCTCCCACACTGGATCAGCACGG GGGCATGGAAGCGGCTATGCTGTCGCGCAAGGAAAACATCGACGAGGGTGGAGCGGGCCTTCCACTCCACTCCAGATATTGGGCTTAG